GACTCTGCAAGCGGGCTAGAGTTTGACCTTGGTTTTTGATGAACCGCCCGAAGCAGGGCGCGAGAATTTCGAGTTCAATGAGGAGAAATTCCAGCAACCTGGCAGGAAAGGAGGCCTTCATGGCGCGTATTCTTCTTGTTCTTGGTGTTGTAGTCGCTCTTTGTGCGCTTTTCCCGGTCGTTCTCTTCTCCCAGCAGGCTGAGAAGGCGAAGGCCCCGCAATTCAAGTACGTTGGTGCCGCGGGATGTAAGCCGTGTCACCTGCCTGCCTACAAGATCTGGAGCGCGTCTCCTCACGCGACTGCATTCACAGTTCTTGCAACACCGGAGGCAAAGAAGATAGCCACGGCAAAGGGAATCGCGGACGCCCAGAAGAGTGACAAATGTCTGAAGTGCCATGTTACCGCCTTTGATGTCAAGGCCGACCTCAAGGAGGCGAAGTTTCTTGCCTCAGACGGCGTCGTCTGCGAGACATGTCATGGCCCCGGAGGCGGTTACAAGCTTGTAATGAGGGACCTGGCAAAAGCGAAGGAAAAAGCGCTTGTTGTTCACAGGACTGACGAGGGAAAGATCGCCCTTTGCACCAAGTGCCACAACCCGGAAAGTCCAACTGCAAAGAAATTCGACGC
Above is a genomic segment from Candidatus Eisenbacteria bacterium containing:
- a CDS encoding cytochrome c family protein, which gives rise to MARILLVLGVVVALCALFPVVLFSQQAEKAKAPQFKYVGAAGCKPCHLPAYKIWSASPHATAFTVLATPEAKKIATAKGIADAQKSDKCLKCHVTAFDVKADLKEAKFLASDGVVCETCHGPGGGYKLVMRDLAKAKEKALVVHRTDEGKIALCTKCHNPESPTAKKFDAKTAWAKIVHPLPKKAAKS